A region from the Coffea eugenioides isolate CCC68of chromosome 9, Ceug_1.0, whole genome shotgun sequence genome encodes:
- the LOC113783703 gene encoding uncharacterized protein LOC113783703, producing MVEMAIWSKITSISSTNTTTCSSSSASDHNPSSNCCGLSRLMRKLKKQRKMLCSTSRQSSFQCRYDPMSYSLNFDTTGSGSIVDEDYYKFYAFSSRFVATTPRNDCQRLVSTSH from the coding sequence ATGGTAGAGATGGCAATATGGTCAAAAAtcacttcaatttcttcaacCAACACCACAACTTGTTCTTCTTCATCAGCCTCAGATCATAATCCATCATCAAACTGCTGTGGTTTGTCAAGGCTGATGAGGAAGctcaagaaacaaaggaaaatgCTTTGTTCTACAAGTAGACAATCATCCTTCCAATGCCGGTACGATCCCATGAGCTATTCCTTGAACTTTGACACAACTGGCTCAGGAAGCATTGTAGATGAAGATTATTACAAGTTCTATGCTTTTTCTTCAAGGTTCGTTGCAACCACTCCAAGAAATGATTGCCAAAGACTGGTGTCAACTTCCCACTAG